A window from Culex pipiens pallens isolate TS chromosome 3, TS_CPP_V2, whole genome shotgun sequence encodes these proteins:
- the LOC120416060 gene encoding homeotic protein distal-less-like: MMKAAQAPGVGGGLPLGAPNQGGHSPSQHQNMHQAPGGGSSSGSPSHFLPPGHSPTPSSTPVSELSPGLSPPSQAPWEQKPPPHWVDHKPPQMAPQTNHAPPQPTHAPQMGGYVPQYWYQPETNPSLLTVWPGTV; encoded by the exons ATGATGAAGGCAGCGCAGGCACCGGGCGTCGGGGGAGGACTTCCATTGGGCGCGCCGAACCAGGGTGGTCACAGTCCGTCGCAGCATCAAAACATGCACCAAG CACCCGGCGGAGGCTCCAGCAGTGGATCGCCGTCGCACTTTCTACCTCCCGGACACAGTCCCACGCCGTCGAGTACACCGGTCTCGGAGCTGTCACCTG GCCTCAGTCCGCCCTCGCAAGCGCCCTGGGAGCAGAAACCCCCGCCGCACTGGGTCGACCACAAACCGCCACAGATGGCCCCGCAGACGAACCACGCACCCCCGCAGCCGACCCACGCGCCCCAGATGGGCGGTTACGTACCTCAGTACTGGTATCAACCGGAAACGAATCCATCACTATTAAC